A window of Panthera leo isolate Ple1 chromosome D2, P.leo_Ple1_pat1.1, whole genome shotgun sequence contains these coding sequences:
- the UTF1 gene encoding undifferentiated embryonic cell transcription factor 1, which yields MLLRPRRPPPPAPPAPASPASPDPELRPAGGAPGTPPRRPASPGALAAPASPASLGSLGLPGSPVSPGSAQRTPWSARETELLLGTLLQPTVWRALLLDRRQALPTYRRVSAALARQQVRRTPAQCRRRYKFLKDKLRDAQGQPSGPFDAQIRELMGLLGDNGHRRGRRRSPGPGRPPRGRRAAAAAHLSSAGPDVPPPPAARDPDADPAWTLRFSPTPPKSADAPRAPGSPTAFSTVAAAPGRPEDHAPFRAAASPPPPALDPAREDPDSPSGRPENHAPPQSAPPSLNAALLQTLGHLGDIVAILGPLRDQLLTLNQHVEQLRGSFDQTVSLAVGFILGSAAAERGVLADPRD from the exons ATGCTGCTCCGGCcgcggcggccgccgccgcccgcgccccccgcgccggCGTCGCCGGCCAGCCCCGACCCCGAGCTGCGGCCGGCCGGGGGCGCCCCGGGGACACCGCCCCGGCGGCCCGCCTCGCCCGGCGCGCTGGCAGCGCCCGCGTCCCCCGCGTCCCTCGGGTCCCTCGGGCTCCCCGGGTCGCCCGTGTCCCCGGGCTCGGCGCAGCGCACGCCCTGGAGCGCCCGCGAGACGGAGCTGCTGCTGGGCACGCTGCTGCAGCCGACCGTGTGGCGCGCGCTGCTGCTCGACCGCCGCCAGGCGCTGCCCACCTACCGCCGCGTGTCGGCCGCGCTGGCCCGCCAGCAGGTGCGGCGCACGCCCGCGCAGTGCCGCCGCCGCTACAAGTTCCTCAAGGACAAGCTCCGCGACGCCCAGGGCCAGCCGTCCGGGCCATTCGATGCGCAGATCCGCGAGCTCATGGGGCTGCTGGGCGACAACGGGcaccgccgcggccgccgccgttCCCCGGGGCCCGGGCGCCCCCCGCGCGGCCGCCGGGCGGCCGCCGCCGCGCACCTCTCGTCCGCGGGACCGG ACGTTCcaccgccgcccgccgcccgcgaCCCCGACGCAGACCCTGCCTGGACGCTGAGGTTCAGCCCGACGCCGCCCAAGTCTGCAGACGCACCGCGCGCTCCCGGCTCCCCGACGGCGTTCTCCACGGTTGCCGCCGCGCCCGGCCGCCCCGAGGACCACGCGCCTTTCCGCGCCGCGGCAtccccgccgccgccggcccTAGATCCCGCCCGGGAGGACCCCGACTCTCCGTCCGGCCGCCCCGAAAACCACGCGCCCCCGCAGTCCGCGCCCCCGTCGCTGAACGCCGCCCTTCTGCagaccctggggcacctgggcgacaTCGTGGCCATCTTGGGTCCGCTGCGCGACCAGCTGCTGACCCTGAACCAGCACGTGGAGCAGCTGCGCGGCTCCTTCGACCAGACCGTGTCCCTGGCCGTCGGCTTCATCTTAGGCAGCGCCGCCGCCGAGCGAGGCGTCCTGGCCGACCCGCGAGATTGA
- the VENTX gene encoding homeobox protein VENTX, protein MQLSPAKPSEDPAPHLHSLPPTAMSPSSTLPSGVKPSSFGSVDWLSRSSHVGPAHTIRPAELSWGSLSAPARVSSSGELPQTVGVEEVKPSEVSAPGTPAAGVRKEADSGRAPRVRTAFTAEQVSTLESAFQHQRYLGPLERRKLAREMRLSEVQIKTWFQNRRMKHKHQLQDSQLSCPFSRTLYTPVAFCPPLSALASSLPPLYPWASPLGPPALGWPPGSFWDLCQVEQASLALTWASCSRQPPVCCLPDPGGLVHTLGPALSRGPWGLCALPQTKDAV, encoded by the exons ATGCAGCTCAGCCCTGCTAAACCCTCGGAGGACCCTGCGCCTCACCTCCACAGTCTGCCCCCTACAGCCATGTCTCCTTCCTCTACCCTGCCCAGTGGCGTCAAgccgtccagctttggctcagtgGACTGGCTTTCCCGGAGCAGCCACGTGGGGCCGGCACACACCATCAGGCCCGCTGAACTCTCTTGGGGGAGCCTGTCTGCTCCAGCCAGGGTGTCCAGCAGCGGGGAGCTCCCCCAGACCGTGGGTGTGGAGGAGGTGAAGCCCTCGGAAGTGTCTGCGCCAGGGACACCTGCAGCTG gggtgaggaaggaggcCGACAGCGGGCGGGCGCCCCGGGTCCGCACGGCCTTCACGGCGGAGCAGGTCAGCACCCTGGAGAGCGCCTTCCAGCACCAACGCTACCTGGGCCCCCTGGAGCGCCGGAAGCTGGCCCGGGAGATGCGGCTCTCCGAAGTGCAG ATAAAAACCTGGTTTCAGAACCGCCGCATGAAGCACAAGCATCAGCTCCAGGACTCTCAGCTGAGCTGCCCTTTCTCCAGAACGCTCTATACGCCAGTGGCTTTCTGCCCGCCACTCTCTGCCCTGGCCAGTAGCTTACCACCACTGTACCCTTGGGCTTCCCCGCTTGGGCCTCCGGCTCTGGGATGGCCCCCTGGCTCCTTCTGGGACCTCTGCCAAGTGGAACAAGCCTCCCTGGCCTTGACGTGGGCCTCGTGCAGCAGACAGCCTCCAGTGTGCTGCCTCCCAGACCCTGGGGGCCTGGTGCACACACTGGGCCCAGCTTTGTCCAGGGGTCCCTGGGGCCTGTGTGCCTTGCCCCAGACCAAGGATGCCGTCTGA